In Thermococcus gorgonarius, the genomic window GGAGCACTACGTCAGCGAGAACCCGCCGGAGCTTGAGGAGTACGTTGAACCGCCCGAGGTTCCACCGGAGGAGGGAAAGGCCGAAAAGCCGGCCAAAGAGAGGGCCTACTCGACTGCCATAGCCGTTGAAATGGTGAAATCAAAGAGAGAGAAAAAGAGGGCCGTTAAATCGTCTAAGAAGAAAAAGAAGGTCGCCAGGAAGCAACCATCAAAAAAGACCGAAAAAAGAAGGAAAAACGGTGCGAGCGACCTCCTATCGATAAAGGGAATCGGACCAAAAACGCTGGCAAAGCTCAGAAAAGCTGGCGTTGAGAGCGTTGAAGACCTAAGAAAGGCTGATCCTGAAGAACTCGCCAGAAAAACCCGGATCTCAGTGAAGAGGATCCGGAAGTTCATCGAGCAGATTAAATGATATTTTTCTTTCCGAAACCCTTTTCGGAACTTTGCCCTATTTATTTTGGTGGTACCATGAAGAAGGTGGAGGCTATTTTACGACCCGAGGATTTTGAGAACGTGAAGAAGGCCCTCAAGAGTGCAGGATTCATGCCCCTGACGGTCTCCTCCGTTCAGGGAAGGGGAGTCCAAGGAGGTGTTCCGCCATACGATCTACTGCCGAAGATTAAGCTTGAGATAGTGGTTAAGGACAGCGACCTTGAGCAGGTCATTGACATAATAGCCAGAAACGCCAGGCGAGGGATTCCCGGGGACGGGAAGATCTTCGTTCTGCCAGTACACGACGCGGTTAGGATAAGGACGGGAGAAAGGGGGGAGGAGGCCCTCTACTAAAGGAAAGCATGCCTGTGTCGGTAGAGTCCCACGGCCGAACTCAGCACCAGGTAAAGTTCTACGGCCGCCAGCAGTACGAGGATGATTAGATACCCCTTTGCGAAGGTTGTGCTCTTGCTGAGGTGCTGGGCTATTTCCGCTATCTTCGCGGGGTCGTTTAGGGCTCTCATACCATAACTCAGCGCTATGGCCCCCACTATCACGGGTATTGGGATGGCAGAATACGCAAGGAGGAGACCCAGGTATCCCCTCCTCTGGAGTGAGAGCATCGAGAGTACTATCGGTATAGCGAGTATCAGCGCGGTTATCGCGAGGAACTGGTTCAGATAAAATCCTGTGAGCATGAAGAACGCCGTCATCCCGAAGAGGTACTTCCGGTAGACCCTCTTCAGTTCCTTCATCTTCTCCGGAACGAAGTCGTACTCGGCCGAGCGGGAGTAGAGGAGAATCCTGTCCGCTAACTTCATGTAATTCTTCTTCCCCTCCTTTTCTATGGCCTTGTCGGTGCTCATGGCCTTAAACTCCTTCGCTTTCTTGAAGAAGAACTCGGCCAGCTCCTCGTTGTCCTTCTTGACATCTTCTGCAAGCTTTTTGAAGTTCTTCGAGGCCTCGCTTATCTTCTCCTTCACGCGCTCCTTTTCCTTATTGGTGAGGAGCGTGAT contains:
- a CDS encoding P-II family nitrogen regulator gives rise to the protein MKKVEAILRPEDFENVKKALKSAGFMPLTVSSVQGRGVQGGVPPYDLLPKIKLEIVVKDSDLEQVIDIIARNARRGIPGDGKIFVLPVHDAVRIRTGERGEEALY
- a CDS encoding alpha-glucosidase codes for the protein MKSRDILLDTAEVLESTLGRIDRITLLTNKEKERVKEKISEASKNFKKLAEDVKKDNEELAEFFFKKAKEFKAMSTDKAIEKEGKKNYMKLADRILLYSRSAEYDFVPEKMKELKRVYRKYLFGMTAFFMLTGFYLNQFLAITALILAIPIVLSMLSLQRRGYLGLLLAYSAIPIPVIVGAIALSYGMRALNDPAKIAEIAQHLSKSTTFAKGYLIILVLLAAVELYLVLSSAVGLYRHRHAFL